One stretch of Danio rerio strain Tuebingen ecotype United States chromosome 6, GRCz12tu, whole genome shotgun sequence DNA includes these proteins:
- the cldn10d gene encoding claudin-10, which translates to MASRTVIMYVEIACFVSCLSGWVLICSTMVTEYWIVSESAEVVLAAGDFYSNLWMDCVSDATGASDCKYFPSMMDLPAFLHISRALAVIAVIFGFWGAVLTLIGMKCTKIGGSELVNARITFAAALTYMASGLSGMTVYSWWGEKSRSEYLDPYYLDLKYELGAALFIGWGGSCLIIGGSGVMGYFSGKEAFPQSFSKQFRKPPTYLTARTRRTYMMGSRPTTVVIPPSQQSYSKRRASRVSRASRGRTETQESQSSRSVRPAWPLLDSVV; encoded by the exons ATGGCCAGTCGAACAGTGATCATGTATGTGGAGATCGCCTGTTTTGTGTCCTGTCTGAGTGGCTGGGTTTTAATCTGCTCCACTATGGTCACTGAATACTGGATCGTGTCAGAAAGTGCTGAAGTGGTCCTCGCCGCCGGTGATTTTTACTCAAACCTTTGGATGGACTGTGTTTCAGATGCTACAGGAGCTTCAGACTGTAAATACTTTCCCTCCATGATGGACCTGCCTG CTTTCCTCCACATCTCCAGGGCTCTTGCTGTCATCGCTGTGATCTTTGGCTTTTGGGGGGCTGTTCTTACTCTCATTGGGATGAAATGTACCAAAATCGGAGGATCTGAACTGGTCAACGCCAGAATCACATTTGCTGCAGCATTGACATACATGGCATCAG GGCTTTCTGGAATGACAGTTTATTCCTGGTGGGGAGAGAAATCACGCTCTGAATATCTGGATCCATATTATTTGGATTTAAA GTATGAGCTTGGTGCAGCTCTCTTCATCGGCTGGGGAGGCTCGTGTCTGATTATAGGTGGAAGTGGAGTCATGGGCTATTTCTCTGGAAAAGAGGCTTTTCCCCAAAG TTTTAGTAAACAATTCAGAAAACCACCAACCTATTTGACAGCTCGGACCAGACGGACATACATGATGGGCTCCAGACCCACGACAGTGGTGATTCCTCCGTCGCAGCAGTCCTACAGCAAGAGGAGAGCCAGCAGAGTGAGCAGAGCCAGTCGGGGGAGGACAGAAACTCAAGAAAGTCAGTCTTCAAGATCTGTTCGGCCTGCCTGGCCTCTTCTAGACTCTGTTGTTTGA